The Terriglobales bacterium genome includes a region encoding these proteins:
- a CDS encoding CCA tRNA nucleotidyltransferase encodes MTPKEAATLIVRTLRDRGHQAWLVGGCVRDLVLGREPTDYDVATGATPQQVMAIFPKTFAVGVQFGVVLVPFEGLAADDRGPTTHDAFFNVEVATFRSDVGYSDGRHPDAVVYAKTAEEDVQRRDFTINGLLMDPLSGEVLDFVGGRADLERKLIRTIGEPDRRFAEDKLRMLRAVRFAARFGYRIDDATFAAIRRLAPHIHQVSHERIRDEIVKMLTEGAARRAFELLDHTGLLHQVLPEVERMKGVQQPPQFHPEGDVWVHTLLILEKLQAGCSPALALGALLHDVGKPPTFRVAPDRIRFDGHVEVGERMAQQIAQRLRLSHADTEHVCALVANHLRFADAPRMKASTLKRFFRLPQFEEHLELHRMDCLSSHGDLSLYEFVKQKLAETPPEEIRPQPLITGRDLIALGHRPGPEFKRMLQAAEDAQLEGRFASRQDALEFVQREFPVQD; translated from the coding sequence ATGACCCCCAAAGAAGCAGCCACCTTGATCGTGCGCACGCTGCGCGACCGCGGCCACCAGGCGTGGCTGGTGGGCGGCTGTGTGCGCGATCTCGTCCTCGGCCGCGAGCCTACCGACTACGACGTCGCCACCGGCGCCACGCCCCAGCAGGTCATGGCCATCTTCCCCAAGACTTTTGCGGTGGGAGTGCAGTTCGGCGTCGTGCTGGTTCCGTTCGAGGGCCTCGCGGCCGACGACCGAGGGCCGACGACTCACGACGCCTTCTTCAACGTCGAGGTCGCCACCTTCCGCTCCGACGTCGGCTACTCCGACGGCCGCCATCCCGATGCGGTGGTGTACGCCAAGACCGCTGAAGAGGATGTGCAGCGCCGCGACTTCACCATCAACGGCCTGCTCATGGACCCGCTGTCGGGCGAGGTGCTCGACTTCGTCGGCGGCCGTGCCGACCTCGAGCGCAAGCTCATCCGTACCATCGGCGAGCCCGACCGGCGCTTTGCCGAGGACAAGCTGCGGATGCTGCGCGCGGTGCGCTTTGCCGCGCGCTTCGGCTACCGCATCGACGACGCCACCTTCGCCGCCATCCGCCGCCTGGCCCCGCACATCCACCAGGTCAGCCACGAGCGCATCCGCGACGAGATCGTGAAGATGTTGACGGAGGGCGCGGCCCGCCGCGCCTTCGAGCTGCTCGACCACACCGGACTACTCCACCAGGTGCTGCCGGAGGTCGAACGGATGAAAGGTGTGCAGCAGCCGCCGCAGTTCCACCCGGAGGGCGACGTCTGGGTCCACACACTCCTTATCCTCGAGAAACTGCAGGCTGGATGCTCGCCGGCGCTCGCGCTCGGTGCCCTGCTGCACGACGTCGGAAAGCCGCCCACCTTCCGCGTCGCTCCCGACCGCATCCGCTTCGACGGCCATGTAGAGGTCGGCGAGCGCATGGCGCAGCAGATCGCTCAGCGGCTCCGCCTCTCCCATGCCGACACCGAGCACGTCTGCGCCCTGGTCGCCAACCACCTGCGCTTCGCCGACGCGCCCCGCATGAAAGCCTCGACGCTCAAGCGCTTCTTCCGCCTCCCACAGTTCGAGGAGCACCTGGAGCTGCACCGCATGGACTGCCTGTCGAGCCATGGCGACCTTTCCTTGTACGAATTCGTCAAGCAGAAGCTGGCCGAGACGCCGCCGGAAGAGATCCGCCCCCAGCCGCTCATCACCGGCCGCGACCTCATCGCTTTGGGTCACCGCCCCGGCCCGGAGTTCAAGCGCATGCTGCAGGCCGCCGAAGACGCCCAGCTCGAAGGTCGCTTCGCCTCCAGGCAGGACGCGCTCGAGTTCGTGCAGCGCGAGTTCCCTGTCCAGGACTAG
- a CDS encoding DUF721 domain-containing protein, translating into MERAATGLKKIVAEALSKAPPEEAAVLAWPLVCGTAVADKTRALRLEAGVLQVQVPDAGWRNQLNGFALHYLEALNRIAGGKVERLEFVLAGRKQNERAEQA; encoded by the coding sequence ATGGAACGAGCCGCCACCGGGCTGAAGAAGATCGTCGCCGAAGCGCTCAGCAAGGCGCCGCCGGAAGAGGCCGCCGTGCTGGCGTGGCCACTGGTCTGCGGCACCGCCGTCGCCGACAAGACGCGCGCCCTGCGACTCGAGGCCGGCGTCCTCCAGGTCCAGGTGCCCGACGCCGGCTGGCGCAACCAGCTCAACGGCTTCGCCCTCCACTATCTCGAGGCCCTGAATCGCATCGCCGGCGGCAAGGTCGAGCGCCTCGAGTTCGTCCTCGCCGGCCGCAAGCAGAACGAACGCGCCGAACAGGCGTGA
- a CDS encoding FmdE family protein, producing MSAGGTPALRGNMESFDHYLGEAERAHGHLCAGQVLGVRMAMLGLAKLGIEEPRGKDRKRLVTFVEIDRCATDAVAVVTGCRLGKRALKFRDWGKVAATFVDVQSGRAVRIAAKESSKELARQAHPELDDKNRQQMLAYRELADADLFEVRWVKVALPPEEFPGYKGERIVCQACGEGINFRREVRREGKTLCRACAGERYWEEIS from the coding sequence GTGAGCGCCGGCGGGACGCCCGCGCTACGGGGGAACATGGAGTCGTTCGATCACTATCTCGGGGAAGCGGAGCGGGCGCACGGGCACCTGTGCGCCGGGCAGGTGCTGGGCGTGCGCATGGCGATGCTGGGGCTGGCAAAGCTGGGCATCGAGGAGCCGCGCGGCAAGGACCGCAAGCGGCTGGTGACGTTCGTGGAGATCGACCGCTGCGCCACCGACGCGGTGGCGGTCGTGACCGGGTGCCGGCTGGGGAAGCGCGCGCTGAAGTTCCGCGACTGGGGCAAGGTCGCGGCGACGTTCGTGGACGTGCAGAGCGGACGGGCCGTGCGCATCGCGGCGAAGGAATCCTCGAAGGAGCTGGCGCGGCAGGCGCATCCGGAGCTCGACGACAAGAACCGGCAGCAGATGCTCGCCTACCGTGAGCTGGCGGACGCCGACCTGTTCGAGGTGCGCTGGGTGAAGGTGGCGCTGCCGCCGGAGGAGTTTCCCGGATACAAGGGCGAGCGGATCGTGTGCCAGGCTTGCGGGGAAGGCATCAACTTCCGGCGCGAGGTGCGGCGCGAGGGCAAGACGCTGTGCCGGGCGTGCGCCGGGGAGCGGTATTGGGAAGAGATCTCCTGA
- a CDS encoding DUF3536 domain-containing protein has product MERYVCVHCHFYQPPRENPWLEAIELQDSAYPYHDWNERITAECYAPNATSRILDPDERIVAILNNYSRISFNFGPTLLSWLEAFAPDTYRAVLEADRLSAERFGGHGSALAQAYNHMILPLATKRDKVTQALWGIRDFQHRFGRDPQGMWLPECAVDTETLEVLADLGIQFTVLAPRQAARVRPIGSSEWQDANGGGVDPSRAYRAKLPNGKSIALFFYDGPIAQSVAFEGLLASGHRFAERLLGGLSEERSWPQLLHIATDGETYGHHHKYGEMALSFALHHIESAQAAKLTNYAQFLAEHPPQWEAEIVANSSWSCAHGVERWRADCGCNTGGRGDWSQEWRGPLRQALDWLRDEIAAPYEKDARALLRDPWAARDEYITVVLDRSDESLDRFFAEHGARELRPRERVRALELLELQRHAMLMYTSCGWFFDELSGIETVQVIEYAGRAVQLAQKLFRDPNLEKQFVERLAVAKSNLAEHGDGARIYERYVKPAAVDLEKVAAHYAISSLFERYGERTSIYCYDVAPEDYHSFEFGKARLAVGRAQITSRITRDSGTFSFGVLHFGDHNLSAAVRPFHGEKAYGAMLAEARDAFLGADLPQALRILDKHFSGVAYSLRSLFRDEQRKIIGLILDNTLQEAEASLRQLYEHHAPLLRFLSDLGQPLPEVLRGTGEFVLNSQLKRAFAEERLDLERIRTLLKVAQREQARLDGAGLGFELQQNLERMAERLREAPEDAESAARLDAAVGLARELPFEVNLWRVQNLYYEVLRGAQHAEAEHRDRLLALAEKLALRGA; this is encoded by the coding sequence ATGGAACGGTACGTCTGCGTCCACTGCCATTTCTATCAGCCGCCACGCGAGAACCCGTGGCTGGAAGCCATCGAGCTGCAGGACTCGGCGTATCCCTACCACGACTGGAACGAGCGCATCACAGCGGAGTGCTACGCGCCGAACGCGACTTCGCGCATCCTTGATCCGGACGAGCGGATCGTCGCGATCCTGAACAACTACTCGCGCATCAGCTTCAACTTCGGGCCGACGCTGCTCTCGTGGCTGGAGGCTTTCGCGCCGGACACGTACCGGGCCGTGCTCGAGGCCGACCGGCTGAGCGCGGAGCGCTTCGGCGGGCACGGCTCGGCACTGGCGCAGGCGTACAACCACATGATCCTGCCGCTCGCCACCAAGCGCGACAAGGTCACGCAGGCGCTGTGGGGCATCCGGGATTTCCAGCACCGCTTCGGGCGGGACCCGCAAGGCATGTGGCTGCCGGAGTGCGCCGTGGACACCGAGACGCTGGAGGTGCTGGCGGACCTGGGGATCCAGTTCACGGTGCTGGCGCCGCGGCAGGCGGCGCGGGTGCGTCCCATCGGCAGCAGCGAGTGGCAGGACGCGAACGGCGGCGGCGTAGATCCCTCGCGCGCGTACCGCGCGAAGCTGCCGAACGGAAAGTCCATCGCGTTGTTCTTCTATGACGGACCGATCGCGCAGAGCGTGGCGTTCGAGGGCCTGCTGGCGAGCGGGCATCGCTTTGCCGAGCGGCTGCTGGGCGGCCTGAGCGAGGAGCGTTCCTGGCCGCAACTGCTGCACATCGCCACCGACGGCGAGACCTATGGGCATCACCACAAGTACGGCGAGATGGCGCTCAGCTTCGCGCTCCACCACATCGAGAGCGCGCAGGCCGCGAAGCTGACGAACTATGCGCAGTTCCTGGCGGAGCATCCGCCGCAGTGGGAAGCGGAGATCGTCGCGAACAGCTCGTGGAGCTGCGCGCACGGGGTGGAGCGCTGGCGGGCGGACTGCGGCTGCAACACCGGCGGGCGCGGGGACTGGAGCCAGGAGTGGCGCGGGCCGCTGCGGCAGGCGCTGGACTGGCTGCGCGACGAGATCGCGGCGCCCTACGAGAAGGACGCGCGCGCGCTGTTGCGCGACCCGTGGGCGGCGCGCGACGAGTACATCACGGTGGTGCTCGACCGGTCGGACGAGTCGCTCGACCGCTTCTTCGCCGAGCACGGCGCGCGCGAGCTGCGGCCGCGGGAGCGCGTGCGCGCGCTGGAGCTGCTGGAGCTGCAACGCCACGCGATGCTGATGTACACCAGCTGCGGGTGGTTCTTTGACGAGTTGTCGGGGATCGAGACGGTGCAGGTCATCGAGTACGCCGGGCGCGCGGTGCAGCTGGCGCAGAAGCTGTTCCGCGATCCGAACCTGGAGAAGCAGTTCGTGGAGCGGCTGGCGGTGGCGAAGAGCAACCTGGCGGAGCACGGCGACGGCGCGCGCATCTACGAGAGATACGTGAAGCCGGCGGCGGTGGACCTGGAGAAGGTGGCGGCGCACTACGCGATCAGCTCGCTGTTCGAGCGCTATGGCGAGCGGACCTCGATCTACTGCTACGACGTCGCGCCCGAGGACTACCACAGCTTCGAATTCGGCAAGGCGCGGCTGGCGGTGGGGCGGGCGCAGATCACCTCGCGCATCACGCGCGATTCGGGCACGTTCAGCTTCGGGGTGCTGCACTTCGGCGACCACAACCTGAGCGCGGCGGTGCGGCCGTTCCACGGCGAGAAGGCGTATGGCGCGATGCTGGCGGAGGCGCGCGACGCGTTCCTGGGCGCGGACCTGCCGCAGGCGCTGCGCATCCTCGACAAGCACTTCTCGGGCGTGGCGTATTCGCTGCGGTCGCTGTTCCGCGACGAGCAGCGCAAGATCATCGGGCTCATCCTCGACAACACCCTGCAAGAAGCCGAGGCCAGCCTGCGGCAGCTCTACGAGCACCACGCGCCGCTGCTGCGCTTTCTCTCCGACCTGGGGCAGCCGCTGCCGGAGGTGCTGCGCGGGACCGGGGAGTTCGTGCTGAACTCGCAACTGAAGCGCGCCTTCGCGGAAGAGCGGCTCGACCTGGAGCGCATCCGGACGCTGCTCAAGGTGGCGCAGCGGGAGCAGGCGCGGCTCGACGGCGCGGGGCTCGGCTTCGAGCTGCAGCAGAACCTGGAGCGGATGGCGGAGCGGCTGCGCGAAGCGCCGGAGGACGCCGAGTCGGCGGCGCGGCTCGACGCGGCGGTCGGACTGGCGCGCGAGTTGCCGTTCGAGGTGAACCTGTGGCGGGTCCAGAACCTGTACTACGAGGTGCTGCGGGGCGCGCAGCACGCTGAGGCGGAGCATCGCGACCGTCTGCTGGCGCTGGCGGAGAAACTCGCGCTGAGAGGCGCCTGA
- a CDS encoding YHS domain-containing protein: protein MAVDPVCKMEVDETDLEQDQKLQYNEKTYLFCSPICKQRFQEDPTKYAKEAA from the coding sequence ATGGCGGTAGATCCAGTCTGCAAGATGGAAGTCGACGAAACCGATCTCGAACAGGACCAGAAGCTGCAGTACAACGAGAAGACCTACCTCTTCTGCAGCCCAATCTGCAAGCAGCGCTTCCAGGAAGACCCGACGAAGTACGCGAAGGAAGCGGCGTAA
- a CDS encoding type 1 glutamine amidotransferase domain-containing protein: MTARPLAGLRVAILATDGFEESELTQPRQALDQAGAQTFVVAPHPGEIYGMKHHDKAGRVKVDRTLADADPNDFDAVLLPGGALNADALRVEEKAQQFITDIENAEKPIAVICHGPWLLVSADLVHQHLLTSWPSVRDDIANAGGRWEDREVLRDGNWVSSRKPDDLPVFNHEMLRLFAEYRDSQINRGERRFEDVA, translated from the coding sequence ATGACCGCAAGACCGCTGGCCGGACTCCGCGTCGCCATCCTGGCGACCGACGGCTTCGAGGAATCCGAACTCACCCAGCCGCGCCAGGCGCTCGACCAGGCCGGCGCCCAGACCTTCGTCGTCGCCCCGCACCCGGGCGAGATCTACGGCATGAAGCATCACGACAAAGCCGGCCGCGTGAAGGTGGACCGCACCCTCGCCGACGCCGATCCCAACGACTTCGACGCCGTCCTGCTTCCCGGCGGCGCGCTCAACGCCGACGCCCTCCGCGTCGAGGAAAAAGCCCAGCAGTTCATCACCGACATCGAGAACGCGGAGAAGCCCATCGCCGTCATCTGCCACGGGCCCTGGCTGCTCGTCTCCGCCGACCTCGTCCACCAGCACCTGCTCACCAGCTGGCCCTCGGTCCGCGACGACATCGCCAACGCCGGCGGCCGCTGGGAAGACCGCGAGGTCCTGCGCGACGGCAACTGGGTCTCCAGCCGCAAGCCCGACGACCTTCCCGTCTTCAACCACGAGATGCTCCGCCTGTTCGCCGAGTACCGCGATTCCCAGATCAACCGCGGCGAGCGCCGCTTCGAGGACGTGGCCTGA